The sequence AGACACTGAGCTTTGAGATTAGCGGCGACGACCGCTTGCGCCTGATAGTGAATGGCGATACATTGGTGAACATCTGGAATCCACGTCAGCGTATTCAGAGCGGTAAGAAGGAGATAGCCGTAAAAGCCGGACAGCACTACCGCATTCAGATTGATTATGTACAGGAAACGGGTTACGGTGCCTTGAACTTCGATATCAAGAAGCGTGTGAACCCAACAGCCGAGGAGCTGTTGGCTCAGATAGGCAATACCCAGACCATCATATTTGTAGGTGGTATATCGCCTAACCTGGAGGGTGAGGAGATGCGTGTGAACGAGCCTGGCTTTAAGGGGGGCGACCGCACCAGCATAGAACTGCCACAGGCACAGCGCGACTTGTTGGCTGTGCTGCATAAGGCTGGCAAGAAGGTGATTTTTGTAAACTGTTCGGGATCGGCCATGGCGCTGGCTCCGGAACTGGAAACATGTGATGCTATCCTGCAGTGGTGGTATGGTGGCGAGCAGGGTGGTGCTGCCTTGGCTACAACACTGTTTGGTATGGTAGCCCCCAGTGGAAAACTGCCGGTTACCTTCTATAAGAGTACCGACGAGTTGCCCGATTTCCTGGATTACACCATGAAGAATCGTACGTACCGTTATTACGAAGGCGAGCCGCTGTTCCCATTCGGTTTCGGTCTGGGCTACACCACTTTCAATATAGACAAACCTATCTATAAAAATAATAAGGTACAGGTGCGCGTAAAGAATCTGGGCACTACAGCCGGTACCGAAACTGTACAGGTATATATCCGTCATCTGGCTGACAAGGAAGGTCCAAAGAAATCGCTGCGTGCCTATCAACAGGTAACCCTGAATGCAGCAGAGGCAAAGACCATCAGTATAGAACTGCCACGTAAGAGTTTCGAGGGTTGGGATGTGAAAACCAACACTATGCGCGTAGTGCCTGGCAAGTACGAGGTGATGGTGGGCAACTCGAGTGCCGACAAAGATCTGAAGAAAATAATAGTCAACATTAAATAACAACAACCAATGACAAAAAAGTTTTTAATAGGTGCAGCCACAGTGCTGCTTGCTTTAACCAGTTGCCATAATGACAACACCAACACAGAGACGTCGGTATCGTTCGACGAAGTTTTAACCACCCGTAGAAGCGTACGCAGCTACGACCCAGCGAAGAAAATCTCGGAGGCCGAAGTACGCGAACTGCTCAAGGCTACCCAGGAGGCTCCATCGTGGGCTAACCAGCAGCCTTCGAAGTATTATGTGGCTATCGGCGAGGAGAAACTGAAGGCTGCCATGGAGATGATTGGCGCCAACAAGGATCGCGTGGCCGATGCACCGGTACTGATTGTGTCGACCTTTGAGCGCGGAAAATCGGGCTATTTCCAGGGACAGGCTACCAACGAGGTAGGCGAAGGCTGGGGTGCCTATGATAACGGACTGAGCAACTGCTACCTGATATTGAAAGCACGCGCCATGGGATTCGATACCCTGATTATGGGTATGCGCGATGCCGACCAACTGAGAGCGCTGTTTAACATCCCCGAGGACGAGACTGTGATGGCTGTAATTGCCTTGGGCTACAGAAACGAAGAGCCCACACATCCCGACAGACGCGATCTGGATGATATCGTAAAGTTCTTCTAATCAAGGACTTTTAAATACGTATCGCAAGCGATATATAGTTAAACTCTCTTAAAGTTTTTACTAAATCGCTTGCGATATAAATAATTATGCTTACCTTTGCATCGCAAACGATATAATTGTAATAATGATATGAGTAAGATTTATGATTTCAAGGCTCTGACGAGCAAAGGTAAGGAGATTGATTTCTCTGAGTTCCAGGGAAAGGTGCTGCTGGTAGTTAACACAGCCAGCAAGTGTGGATTCACCCCTCAGTTCGAAGGATTGGAGGCGTTGAACCAGAAGTATAAGGATCAGGGACTGGTGGTTATCGGTTTTCCCTGCAACCAGTTTAAGGAGCAGGATCCAGGTACCGACAGCGAGATTAGCGAGTTCTGCCAGTTGAACTACGGCGTTACCTTCCAGATTATGAAGAAGATTGATGTGAATGGTGCTGCTGCCGATCCTATTTTTGAGTATCTGAAGACACAGGCTCCCACCGAGGAGTATAAAGGTTTAAAGGCCAAGGCTGCCAAGGCTCTCTTCAAAACCATCAGCAAGAGTGTAGAGAAGGACAGCGATATTAAGTGGAATTTCACCAAGTTCCTGATTTCGAAAGACGGTGATACCATTAAGCGCTATGCACCTACTACCGAGCCTGCTGACTTTGAGAAGGACATTGAGGCCATGCTTGGTTAATTGAAAATTAAAAATAAAAAATATGCACGAAGAATTACGACTCGATAATCAAGTCTGCTTCCGTTTGTATACGGCTACACGTTTAATAACTCAGGCTTATACGCCTCTGCTGAATGAGCTGGGTATTACCTATCCGCAGTATCTGGTAATGATGGTTCTGTGGGAGCAGGACGCCCAACCTGTGAACGACATTGCACGCCGACTGCTGCTGGAAACAAACACTGTTACGCCGCTGCTGCAGCGTATGGAGAAACTGGGCATAGTGACCCGACAGCGCGGAAAGGAGGATAAGCGCCAGCAGATAGTATCGCTTACCGAGAAAGGTAAGGCGATGGAAGAGCAGGCTTATCAGGTTATTCCCGCCGGTATGGGTCG is a genomic window of Xylanibacter ruminicola 23 containing:
- a CDS encoding MarR family winged helix-turn-helix transcriptional regulator; the protein is MHEELRLDNQVCFRLYTATRLITQAYTPLLNELGITYPQYLVMMVLWEQDAQPVNDIARRLLLETNTVTPLLQRMEKLGIVTRQRGKEDKRQQIVSLTEKGKAMEEQAYQVIPAGMGRELSACPFQFDDYERLAGELDTIINTLRQR
- a CDS encoding nitroreductase family protein, which translates into the protein MTKKFLIGAATVLLALTSCHNDNTNTETSVSFDEVLTTRRSVRSYDPAKKISEAEVRELLKATQEAPSWANQQPSKYYVAIGEEKLKAAMEMIGANKDRVADAPVLIVSTFERGKSGYFQGQATNEVGEGWGAYDNGLSNCYLILKARAMGFDTLIMGMRDADQLRALFNIPEDETVMAVIALGYRNEEPTHPDRRDLDDIVKFF
- a CDS encoding glutathione peroxidase gives rise to the protein MSKIYDFKALTSKGKEIDFSEFQGKVLLVVNTASKCGFTPQFEGLEALNQKYKDQGLVVIGFPCNQFKEQDPGTDSEISEFCQLNYGVTFQIMKKIDVNGAAADPIFEYLKTQAPTEEYKGLKAKAAKALFKTISKSVEKDSDIKWNFTKFLISKDGDTIKRYAPTTEPADFEKDIEAMLG